A region of Phosphitispora fastidiosa DNA encodes the following proteins:
- a CDS encoding Na/Pi cotransporter family protein, producing MLSLLNFFAGIALLLFGMRFMRDGLESAARRRMQEALKTLTRNPLTGFITGTVITALVQSSTAVTVITIGFVNAGILTFSQAVGIVLGTNVGTCITTQIISFRIENIALPAIGLGALLIVVPRKKSLRCLGQSITGFGIIFLGINTISDALEPLKNSPHFVDLLAQVSSNAFFGVVAGTFFTALIHSSATTTGIVITLSRQGLVDLPTSIAIILGSNIGTCITGVLAAIGTPPAAKQVAAAHVLLNVVGAIAVIPFILPFAHLVETTATALPRQIANAHTIFNVLSSLLVLPFTQYFTKLVKKLIPD from the coding sequence ATGCTGTCACTTCTTAATTTTTTTGCCGGAATAGCCCTGCTTTTATTTGGCATGCGCTTCATGCGGGACGGTCTGGAAAGCGCCGCCCGGAGAAGAATGCAGGAAGCCCTGAAAACACTTACGCGGAATCCCTTGACAGGTTTTATCACCGGCACTGTAATTACCGCTCTTGTCCAGAGCAGTACGGCAGTAACTGTAATCACCATCGGTTTTGTCAATGCCGGGATTCTAACATTTTCCCAGGCAGTAGGAATAGTGCTGGGGACAAATGTGGGCACATGTATAACCACACAAATAATATCCTTTAGGATTGAGAACATTGCCCTTCCTGCTATCGGTCTGGGAGCGCTGCTGATAGTTGTACCCCGAAAAAAATCTCTGCGCTGCCTGGGGCAGTCAATTACGGGCTTCGGGATAATCTTTCTCGGAATCAATACCATCTCTGATGCCTTGGAACCATTGAAAAATTCCCCGCACTTTGTAGATCTGCTTGCCCAGGTAAGTTCAAATGCCTTCTTTGGTGTAGTTGCCGGCACCTTCTTTACAGCGCTGATCCACAGCAGTGCGACAACCACCGGGATTGTGATTACCCTTTCCCGCCAAGGCCTGGTTGATTTGCCCACATCAATAGCAATCATTCTGGGCAGCAACATCGGCACCTGCATCACCGGCGTTCTGGCCGCAATCGGGACTCCGCCTGCAGCAAAACAGGTGGCAGCGGCACACGTCCTGCTGAATGTGGTCGGTGCAATAGCAGTTATTCCGTTTATCCTGCCTTTTGCACATCTGGTGGAGACAACTGCAACGGCGCTCCCCCGCCAGATTGCCAATGCCCATACCATATTTAATGTACTCAGTTCACTGTTGGTACTCCCCTTTACACAGTATTTTACAAAGCTGGTAAAGAAATTAATACCGGATTAA
- a CDS encoding methyl-accepting chemotaxis protein encodes MRIGFGFKLVIVFVLMLLCISTGIGLYALNTMDQYGLSLLEGRLLENINLTDELIEGTYPGEWLIKGGVLFKGENEINSDSMLMDTIAERTGNEFLIYLGTELVAANIEGIADPEEYRVAPEILSEMQQEGSAFVKEVEIAGTKELTGVMPVTDQSGDIAGFLAVRIPRQESTSLVNSIRMRMMIGAYLAMVGTGIIFYFLTRIISRPIPTIVEGMTRAESGDLTARLNINTNDEFACLGDNFNSMVSNIAGLIEKIHSVSEHVASSADLLNNGAAESSKTTEQIAATIHMVATGTEDQAKSVEQTSMVIGEMSKGIQDVAGHAHDVMNISGEASATACKGASSIQDAVSQMKNINTTVNLTAATVSNLGKKSKMIGYIVDVITGIAKQTNLLALNAAIEAARAGEQGRGFAVVAEEVRKLAEQSGQAAKEISDLVMEIQEETDKTVTAMESGIVEVESGTSIVNKAGEAFNDIVSSINNVNRRILEVSAAAEEMAAGAEQAVAAMQNIASISEETAASAEQVAAAAEEQTASIEEVAASASVLVNLSEELKSMVENFKV; translated from the coding sequence TTGCGGATAGGTTTTGGTTTCAAACTTGTCATAGTATTTGTCCTGATGCTGCTGTGTATTTCCACAGGGATTGGGTTATATGCCCTCAATACCATGGATCAATATGGGTTATCGCTTTTAGAGGGCCGGCTTTTGGAAAATATCAACCTTACCGATGAGCTTATTGAAGGTACTTATCCCGGAGAATGGCTGATTAAGGGAGGCGTATTGTTTAAGGGAGAAAACGAAATTAACTCTGATTCAATGTTGATGGACACAATAGCTGAGCGTACCGGTAATGAGTTTCTGATATATCTGGGGACTGAACTGGTGGCAGCCAACATCGAAGGAATAGCAGACCCGGAGGAATACCGGGTAGCACCTGAAATACTCTCTGAAATGCAGCAGGAAGGTTCGGCTTTTGTAAAAGAAGTCGAAATTGCCGGGACTAAAGAACTTACCGGAGTTATGCCGGTTACCGACCAGTCTGGTGATATTGCCGGATTCCTGGCTGTCCGGATTCCCCGACAGGAGTCCACCAGCCTTGTGAACAGTATCCGGATGCGGATGATGATTGGAGCTTACCTGGCTATGGTAGGAACAGGGATAATTTTCTACTTTCTAACCAGAATTATTTCCAGACCCATTCCCACAATAGTTGAGGGAATGACCAGAGCTGAAAGCGGTGATCTCACGGCGCGCCTTAATATTAATACAAATGATGAATTTGCCTGTCTGGGAGATAATTTTAACAGTATGGTCTCCAATATTGCCGGATTGATTGAAAAGATTCATTCTGTATCTGAACATGTGGCCAGTTCAGCTGACCTGCTTAATAACGGGGCTGCCGAATCATCTAAAACCACAGAACAGATTGCGGCAACTATTCACATGGTGGCAACAGGAACAGAGGACCAGGCAAAGAGCGTTGAGCAAACATCAATGGTCATCGGGGAGATGTCAAAGGGTATCCAGGATGTCGCCGGACATGCCCATGATGTGATGAATATTTCCGGGGAAGCCAGCGCCACTGCCTGCAAAGGCGCCAGTTCCATACAGGATGCAGTTTCGCAGATGAAGAATATAAATACCACAGTTAATTTAACTGCTGCTACGGTTAGTAATTTGGGCAAGAAATCAAAGATGATAGGATATATTGTTGACGTAATTACTGGTATCGCCAAACAGACTAATCTGCTGGCACTAAATGCCGCAATTGAGGCTGCCAGGGCGGGTGAGCAGGGCCGTGGTTTTGCCGTGGTTGCTGAGGAGGTACGCAAACTGGCAGAACAGTCAGGCCAGGCAGCTAAGGAGATTTCCGATCTGGTAATGGAAATCCAGGAAGAGACCGATAAGACAGTAACAGCGATGGAATCAGGTATTGTTGAGGTCGAAAGCGGTACCAGTATAGTAAACAAAGCCGGTGAGGCGTTTAATGATATTGTGAGTTCAATTAATAACGTCAACCGAAGAATCCTGGAGGTATCGGCAGCAGCTGAGGAAATGGCCGCAGGCGCCGAACAAGCGGTTGCGGCCATGCAGAATATTGCCAGCATCTCTGAGGAAACCGCTGCCAGCGCGGAGCAGGTAGCGGCGGCGGCAGAAGAGCAGACAGCTTCTATTGAGGAAGTGGCTGCCTCGGCATCGGTTCTGGTTAATCTCTCCGAGGAATTAAAGAGTATGGTGGAAAACTTCAAAGTCTAA
- a CDS encoding D-alanyl-D-alanine carboxypeptidase family protein has protein sequence MRGYNFYVLSVKYSEFPGSKSTTGVITLVRRIGCGLLLFLFLTTCLISPAGAAQQQAAVPPQVSGKAALLMDSKSGEILYKYNAHVPLPPASTTKILTGIIAIERTKLTDIVTGGKNPTLVIPSAIGLHEGETITMENLLYSLFVKSANDAAVAVAEHIAGSVPAFSELMNNKARELGAVKSNFVNPHGLPDPEHYSTAYDLAVIARYAMRNPVFREFVSTKVKVIPRKDDSDVKWLQNSNKLLWRYEEATGIKTGYTKEAKNCLVASAARGDQEMIAVVMGEPGSVVWTDAGNLLDYGFSGYNTIRAKEAGTLVREAAVSNGIGDVVLKTAEDFYYTVPRGESGTVTEKVAVADDIRAPVKKGQVLGKITFHLSEKNLGSIDLVAGNEVKAKEITQIAPVNPLLAGGLMLGLFVAWNVTKRRRRRHRYRRKNRTWHRNSIR, from the coding sequence ATGAGAGGGTATAATTTTTATGTACTGTCAGTCAAATACAGTGAGTTTCCGGGATCAAAAAGCACAACAGGAGTGATTACACTGGTACGTAGAATCGGTTGCGGACTGCTATTGTTTTTATTTTTAACGACATGCCTGATATCTCCTGCCGGAGCTGCCCAGCAGCAGGCAGCGGTACCTCCCCAGGTGTCCGGAAAAGCAGCCCTGCTCATGGATAGCAAAAGTGGAGAAATACTTTATAAATATAATGCACATGTTCCCCTGCCTCCTGCCAGCACTACAAAGATACTTACAGGCATCATTGCCATTGAACGCACAAAGCTTACCGATATAGTGACCGGAGGCAAAAACCCGACACTGGTGATACCTTCTGCTATCGGGCTTCATGAAGGGGAAACCATTACCATGGAAAATCTGCTCTATTCCCTCTTTGTAAAATCCGCTAATGATGCAGCAGTTGCTGTTGCAGAGCATATAGCCGGCTCCGTTCCTGCCTTTAGTGAGCTGATGAATAATAAGGCTAGAGAGTTGGGGGCGGTAAAATCTAATTTTGTTAACCCTCATGGTCTGCCGGACCCTGAGCACTATTCGACAGCCTATGACCTGGCGGTAATTGCCAGGTATGCCATGCGGAACCCGGTATTTAGGGAGTTCGTGAGTACCAAGGTAAAGGTGATTCCGAGGAAAGATGATTCTGATGTCAAATGGCTGCAAAATTCCAATAAGCTTCTGTGGCGCTATGAGGAAGCAACAGGGATAAAGACGGGGTATACCAAGGAGGCAAAGAACTGTCTGGTGGCCTCAGCAGCCAGGGGAGACCAGGAAATGATAGCAGTAGTCATGGGGGAACCGGGGTCTGTCGTCTGGACTGATGCCGGGAACCTGCTGGACTACGGATTCTCCGGGTATAATACCATAAGAGCCAAGGAGGCCGGTACTTTAGTCCGGGAGGCAGCAGTCAGCAATGGCATCGGGGATGTGGTCCTGAAAACAGCAGAGGACTTTTATTATACCGTTCCCAGGGGTGAAAGCGGTACGGTAACTGAGAAGGTGGCAGTAGCAGATGATATCAGGGCTCCGGTGAAAAAAGGCCAGGTACTCGGTAAAATAACTTTTCATCTCTCAGAAAAAAACCTCGGTTCAATAGATCTGGTGGCAGGCAATGAAGTTAAGGCAAAAGAGATAACCCAAATAGCGCCTGTTAATCCTCTGTTGGCGGGGGGCCTGATGCTGGGTCTGTTTGTAGCCTGGAATGTAACTAAGCGGAGAAGAAGACGTCATAGGTACAGGAGAAAGAATAGGACTTGGCATAGAAATTCTATCAGATAA